A window of the Miscanthus floridulus cultivar M001 chromosome 14, ASM1932011v1, whole genome shotgun sequence genome harbors these coding sequences:
- the LOC136505062 gene encoding uncharacterized protein: MGNSQASPASASSSRFVMASRAFSKQELDGLRGLFTSLAAQSQTSGRAISRPVFLDYYGVGGPLGDRLFQLVAKESGGSDGVTFEDLIISKATYGRGTRDEVDEFIYQLCDVTGDGSLTRSDLESVLASVHETVFAVKKEVGEGSNNRPFEAFINSAVFSKDAEGVSEKSMSLPDFRNWCILLPSLRKFLGNLLMPPDSGRPGFEVPLLHYPENISADLLLLNKEYAWHIGGGFSRQEAQEWRLLYHSSLHGQSFNTFLGKVTDGDAQTVLIVKDTEGSIYGGYASQPWERHSDFYGDMKTFLFKLYPQASIFRPTGANKNLQWCAINFSSENIPNGIGFGGQPHHFGLFLSANFDQGHSFTCSTFTSPPLSKTNRFRPEVIECWGIQMRGAQDEKLELVKGTVLERFKEDRNMLKMVGLANASD; encoded by the exons ATGGGCAACTCGCAGGCTTCGCCGGCGTCCGCCTCCAGCTCCCGCTTCGTCATGGCCTCGAG GGCCTTCTCGAAGCAGGAGCTGGACGGCCTCCGCGGCCTATTCACCTCCCTCGCAGCGCAGTCGCAGACCAGCGGCCGCGCCATCTCACGCCCCGTCTTCCTC GATTACTATGGGGTCGGGGGGCCATTAGGCGACAGGCTGTTCCAGTTGGTGGCGAAGGAGAGTGGCGGGAGCGATGGGGTCACGTTCGAGGATTTGATCATCTCCAAA GCAACATATGGAAGGGGAACTCGAGATGAGGTTGATGAATTCATTTATCAACTATGTGATGTCACAGGAGATGGTTCCTTAACAAG GTCTGATTTGGAATCTGTCTTGGCATCCGTTCATGAAACTGTATTTGCAGTAAAGAAGGAAGTTGGTGAAGGTTCCAACAACAGACCATTTGAAGCATTCATCAACTCTGCAGTATTTTCAAAGGATGCTGAAGGGGTCTCAGAGAAGTCTATGTCATTACCAGACTTTAGGAACTGGTGCATTCTCTTGCCATCATTGAGGAAGTTCCTTGGAAATTTGTTGATGCCCCCTGATTCAG GTAGACCAGGGTTTGAAGTACCACTGCTTCATTATCCTGAAAACATCTCCGCTGATTTGCTGCTTCTAAATAAAGAGTATGCCTGGCATATTGGAGGAGGCTTTTCCCGACAAGAGGCGCAAGAGTGGAGGCTTTTATATCACAGTTCTCTTCATGGACAAAGCTTCAACACTTTCTTAGGAAAAGTAAC GGATGGAGATGCTCAGACTGTTCTAATTGTTAAAGATACAGAAGGATCAATTTATGGTGGATATGCATCACAGCCTTGGGAAAGGCACAGTGATTTTTATGGTGACATGAAGACATTCCTCTTCAAATTATATCCTCAAGCATCCATTTTCCGCCCTACTGGAGCAAACAAGAATTTGCAATGG TGTGCTATAAACTTCAGCTCTGAGAACATACCCAATGGTATTGGATTTGGAGGGCAGCCACATCATTTCGGACTCTTTTTATCTGCAAATTTCGATCAAGGGCACTCATTTACTTGTAGCACGTTTACCAGCCCTCCCCTTTCCAAGACAAATAGGTTCAGGCCAGAAGTTATTGAATGTTGGGGTATACAAATGAGAGGAGCACAAGATGAAAAACTGGAGCTAGTCAAGGGGACAGTCCTCGAGAGATTCAAGGAGGACCGGAATATGCTGAAGATGGTTGGTTTGGCAAATGCGAGTGATTAA